Below is a genomic region from Chloroflexota bacterium.
GCAACACTCGTTTGGGCAACTGTCACGCGATGTCTCACCCCCTGGGAGGCTATTTTGATATTCCCCATGGCATAGCCAATGCCATCCTTCTGCCCCATGTAATGGAGTTCAACCTCACCAGTGTACCCCAAAAATTCATTGATATAGCCGTAGCTATGAGTGAAGAGGTCGCTGGCTTGCCGGTAGAAGAGGCAGCGTTCAAGGCTGTCTCGGCCGTCAAGCACCTCTGTGAGCAGATCGGCATACCAGGGACTCTCCGTGAGGTTGGCGTCCAGCCAGAAGCCATTCCGGCCATGGCCCAGGATGCGATGAAAAGCGGCAACATCCTGGTCAATCCACGTAAGACAGAACTGGGAGACATAGTTCGGCTATTTGAGAAGGCCCTTTGATACCTTTCACCCCGCAGCCGACCTGTGGTAGAATACGCCTTGCGGCAGAGAGGTAAGGGTAAGACACTTTCCTCTCTCAAATCTAGCACAAGAGGGAAGATCAGAACGAAAAAACGAAGAGTTCGTGAGGGGCAGAAAGGTCTCTATAGCCCAACGATCAAAGACCTGCCGTCGAACGAGCGTCCCAGGGAGCGGTTGCTTAACCACGGCCCCACTTCTCTATCTACCCCTGAACTGCTAGCCATCATCCTGAGCACTGGTCGGCACGGGGAGATGGTCACCGATATGGCCCGCAACCTGCTTCTGGAATTCGGTGGGCTTTGGGGGCTGGCCCGCGCTTCCATCGCTGATCTTTGTGCTCGCAAGGGGCTGAAGCAGGCTAAGGTCTCGCAGCTGAAGGCGGCGTTAGAGCTGGCTAGGCGCTTGCGTCAGGAAGAGCCAGAAGAGCGTCTTCAAATTAGATCGCCAGCCGACGTGGCCGATTTGC
It encodes:
- the radC gene encoding DNA repair protein RadC → MRTKKRRVREGQKGLYSPTIKDLPSNERPRERLLNHGPTSLSTPELLAIILSTGRHGEMVTDMARNLLLEFGGLWGLARASIADLCARKGLKQAKVSQLKAALELARRLRQEEPEERLQIRSPADVADLLLLEMAILEQEQFRVILLDTKNRLIAVRRVYDGSLNASLIRVGEVFKEAVRQNAAAIIIVHNHPSGDPAPSSEDIQVTAQIVAAGRLLDIEVLDHLIIAGQHCLSLKEKGLGFA